From a region of the Armatimonas rosea genome:
- a CDS encoding cyanophycinase, translating into MQTVILHGGGMTAPETTKRLIACAGGPAAGIVVLAHTGEDVAGKAKRSADWLRENGAQDVQAPVGVSEALAALERATGVWIPGGDQNVLLATFAGTGLAMRLSTKRVIGGTSAGAALMSGLMPTGEGDSKTMRKGSVAVKPGLGALPSAIVDTHFFVRQRTQRLINMVLSSPSPVLGIGVDENAWCEVSPEGVLVVRAGQVALIEAQRLPPNAPLLAGNIKIKILGLGQSQNLSQPLVV; encoded by the coding sequence ATGCAGACAGTGATTCTCCACGGTGGCGGGATGACAGCTCCCGAGACAACCAAGCGGCTGATCGCGTGCGCGGGCGGCCCGGCAGCAGGCATTGTGGTCTTGGCGCACACCGGCGAGGATGTCGCGGGAAAGGCCAAGCGCTCAGCGGACTGGCTCCGGGAAAACGGTGCGCAAGACGTCCAAGCTCCCGTCGGTGTCTCTGAGGCCCTTGCCGCCCTAGAGAGAGCCACGGGTGTCTGGATTCCCGGCGGCGATCAGAATGTCTTATTGGCAACCTTCGCTGGCACCGGTCTAGCCATGCGCCTGAGCACTAAGAGAGTCATCGGGGGAACCAGCGCGGGTGCTGCCCTGATGAGCGGCCTCATGCCCACGGGTGAGGGCGACAGCAAGACCATGCGCAAGGGCAGTGTCGCGGTCAAGCCCGGACTAGGCGCCCTCCCCAGTGCCATCGTCGATACCCACTTCTTTGTCCGCCAGCGCACCCAGCGGCTGATCAACATGGTTCTCTCCAGCCCCTCCCCCGTCCTAGGAATCGGGGTGGACGAGAACGCGTGGTGCGAGGTCTCCCCTGAGGGCGTTCTTGTCGTGCGAGCGGGCCAGGTCGCACTGATTGAGGCACAGCGCCTTCCCCCCAATGCCCCCCTGCTAGCGGGCAATATCAAGATAAAAATCCTCGGTCTCGGTCAGTCACAGAACCTGAGCCAGCCGCTTGTGGTGTGA
- a CDS encoding NAD-dependent epimerase/dehydratase family protein translates to MRVLYIGGTGIISSACVEESVRQGQEVFLLNRGSSKKYLPPPGVTVITGDVKGDQAELKAVLAAHGPFDAVADFITFTPEDLESRLALVEGIAEQFVFVSSASCYQKPPKHYLITEETPLENPHWQYSRDKIACEAILAGQSKLAYTTVRPSLTYGHANLPLVLNSWLHPWTVVERMLTGKPVIVPGDGTSLWTNTWNGDFAKGFSSLLGRPDTYGEAFHITSDEVLCWNQLFQTVADALGVKPDFVHVPSDFCMGLYPDWEGTLIGDKVNSVVLDNSKIKRFVPGYKAEVLWAEGVQRSLAWFREDPSRQTVDAEVNARQDAVIAAFRR, encoded by the coding sequence ATGCGTGTTTTGTATATCGGAGGCACCGGGATTATCTCGTCGGCCTGTGTGGAAGAGTCGGTGCGGCAGGGGCAGGAGGTCTTTCTGCTCAACCGGGGCTCGTCGAAGAAGTATCTCCCGCCGCCGGGCGTGACCGTCATCACGGGGGATGTGAAGGGCGACCAGGCGGAACTGAAGGCAGTTTTAGCGGCGCACGGGCCTTTCGATGCGGTGGCGGACTTTATCACGTTTACGCCTGAGGACCTAGAGTCGCGGCTGGCGCTGGTGGAGGGAATCGCGGAGCAGTTTGTCTTTGTGAGCTCCGCGAGCTGTTATCAGAAGCCGCCCAAGCACTACCTCATCACCGAGGAGACGCCGCTGGAGAACCCGCACTGGCAGTACTCCCGCGACAAGATTGCGTGCGAGGCGATTCTGGCAGGGCAGAGCAAGCTCGCCTACACGACCGTGCGGCCGTCGCTGACCTACGGGCACGCGAACCTACCGCTGGTCCTGAATAGCTGGCTGCATCCCTGGACCGTGGTCGAGCGGATGCTGACCGGCAAGCCGGTGATCGTCCCCGGCGATGGGACGTCGCTGTGGACCAACACCTGGAATGGGGACTTTGCCAAGGGGTTTTCCAGCCTACTGGGCCGCCCCGATACCTACGGCGAGGCGTTTCATATCACCAGCGACGAGGTCCTCTGCTGGAACCAGCTCTTTCAGACCGTCGCAGATGCCCTCGGCGTTAAACCTGACTTTGTCCACGTGCCGTCGGACTTCTGCATGGGTCTCTACCCGGACTGGGAGGGGACGCTAATCGGCGACAAGGTGAACTCGGTGGTGCTGGACAATAGCAAGATCAAGCGCTTTGTGCCGGGCTACAAGGCCGAGGTGCTCTGGGCCGAGGGTGTCCAGCGCTCGCTGGCGTGGTTCCGGGAAGACCCCAGCCGCCAGACGGTGGATGCGGAGGTCAATGCCCGCCAAGATGCGGTGATCGCGGCGTTTCGTCGGTAG
- a CDS encoding DNA helicase, with protein MTLSAPIPVLKQQAKALARDQNIPLHQALDQIAQREGFAAWSLLSAKTASKSNALTLLEQLRPGELVLLGSRRGQGKTRLSIELALLLMQRGGRAAFFTLDFTPAEVAACFTALGAEQARFADRFLVDDSDQICADYIVARLASEPPQSLVIVDYLQVLDLKRENPPLMHQVPQLKRLAQECHCIVLCLSQIERRYDPAAQPLPGVENIRLPNPLDLGLFDRLCFLNEGRLECGH; from the coding sequence ATGACACTCTCTGCCCCGATTCCGGTCCTCAAGCAGCAGGCCAAGGCCCTCGCCCGCGACCAAAACATCCCACTCCACCAAGCGCTGGACCAGATCGCCCAGCGCGAAGGGTTTGCCGCGTGGAGCCTGCTCTCCGCCAAGACAGCATCGAAGAGCAACGCCCTCACGCTCCTAGAGCAGCTACGCCCGGGGGAGCTGGTCCTGCTGGGGTCGCGCCGGGGGCAAGGCAAGACGCGCCTCAGTATCGAGCTGGCTCTCCTGCTCATGCAGCGCGGCGGCCGTGCAGCATTCTTCACTCTTGACTTCACCCCCGCCGAGGTCGCGGCCTGCTTCACGGCGCTGGGTGCGGAGCAGGCCCGCTTCGCGGATCGGTTTCTCGTGGACGACTCCGACCAGATCTGTGCGGACTATATTGTCGCCCGGCTTGCCTCCGAGCCGCCGCAGAGCCTGGTGATCGTGGACTACCTCCAGGTGCTGGACCTCAAGCGCGAGAACCCTCCTCTGATGCACCAGGTTCCGCAGCTCAAGCGCCTCGCCCAAGAGTGCCACTGTATCGTCCTGTGCCTCTCTCAGATCGAGCGCCGCTACGACCCGGCGGCGCAGCCCCTGCCGGGGGTTGAGAATATCCGCTTGCCCAACCCTCTCGACCTTGGCCTCTTTGATCGACTCTGCTTCCTCAACGAGGGACGGCTGGAGTGCGGGCATTAG
- a CDS encoding Appr-1-p processing protein, with protein sequence MTQITYLKGDATVPQAAGAKIVCHCCNDLGAWGKGFVRALSRRWQEPERAYRKWHAERAHNDFGLGAVQFVEVKPGELWVANLIGQRGIKTGSKGVPIRYDALSEGLEKVAEKALERGASIHLPRIGCGLAGGDWSRVEPLLQKVLCTKDIAVTVYDF encoded by the coding sequence ATGACGCAAATAACCTATCTCAAGGGCGATGCCACCGTCCCGCAAGCCGCAGGGGCCAAGATTGTCTGCCACTGCTGCAACGATCTCGGAGCCTGGGGCAAGGGGTTTGTGCGGGCGCTCTCCCGGCGCTGGCAGGAGCCCGAGCGGGCCTACCGTAAGTGGCACGCGGAGCGCGCCCACAACGACTTTGGCCTCGGGGCGGTACAGTTTGTGGAGGTAAAGCCCGGCGAGCTCTGGGTGGCGAATCTGATCGGGCAGAGGGGTATCAAGACCGGCAGTAAGGGCGTCCCCATCCGCTACGACGCGCTCTCCGAGGGACTAGAAAAAGTGGCGGAGAAGGCCCTGGAGCGCGGTGCCTCGATCCACCTGCCGCGCATTGGCTGTGGCCTCGCAGGCGGCGACTGGAGCCGGGTCGAGCCGCTCCTGCAAAAAGTGCTCTGCACAAAAGACATCGCGGTCACGGTCTATGATTTTTAG
- a CDS encoding nuclear transport factor 2 family protein translates to MRTTLLFCAALVAPAPVFAQQAPAQKTPTRAEAIAATNEADTKRIDAMVKGDLAALETIFTKDLTYTHSSGKSDTKESLLEAMKTGATKYLAVTLSEKKHQVYGNTVIVTGLTEVKVKAGENEVAFKARFTEVWTRQKGEWRFAAWQTTRLPEAK, encoded by the coding sequence ATGAGAACAACCCTACTTTTCTGCGCGGCTCTGGTCGCGCCCGCCCCTGTCTTCGCCCAGCAAGCTCCCGCCCAGAAGACTCCCACCCGCGCCGAGGCGATTGCCGCCACCAACGAGGCCGATACCAAGCGCATCGACGCGATGGTAAAGGGCGATCTGGCGGCACTGGAGACGATCTTCACCAAGGACCTGACCTACACACACTCCAGCGGTAAGAGCGACACGAAGGAGTCGCTGCTGGAGGCGATGAAGACCGGCGCGACCAAGTACCTCGCCGTGACCCTCTCGGAGAAGAAGCACCAGGTCTATGGCAACACGGTGATCGTCACGGGGCTTACCGAGGTGAAGGTCAAGGCGGGCGAAAACGAGGTCGCCTTCAAGGCACGCTTCACCGAGGTCTGGACACGGCAGAAGGGTGAGTGGCGCTTCGCCGCCTGGCAGACCACACGGCTCCCCGAGGCGAAGTAG
- a CDS encoding isocitrate dehydrogenase (NAD(+)) — protein sequence MSKAKTYSATLIPGDGIGPEVTDAALEILAAAGVSFSWDRQEAGADIIPRFGTPLPESVVNSIVKNHIALKGPIGTPVGGGFPSVNVALRKRLGLYANVRPAKSIPGVKTPFPGIDIVVIRENSEDLYAGIEHVVVPGVVESLKIITEQASTRIAKFAFEYARSHGRKKVSAVHKANIMKLSDGLFLDCCRRVARDYSEIEYQEVIVDNCCMQLVTRPQQFDVMVMENLYGDIISDLVSGLVGGLGVTGSANIGVDAIVYEAVHGTAPDIAGKGLANPTAVVMSSVLMLRQLGELEAADRIEKALFTVFEEGKHVTKDLGGSAGTAEFVKAVIGGL from the coding sequence ATGAGCAAAGCAAAAACCTACTCCGCGACTCTGATACCCGGTGATGGGATCGGGCCGGAGGTGACCGATGCCGCCTTGGAAATCCTTGCGGCGGCGGGTGTCTCGTTTTCCTGGGACCGACAAGAGGCCGGTGCCGATATCATCCCACGCTTCGGGACACCGCTCCCCGAGAGTGTCGTCAACTCGATTGTCAAGAACCATATCGCCCTCAAAGGCCCCATCGGCACCCCCGTGGGCGGCGGGTTTCCGTCGGTGAATGTCGCGCTCCGCAAGCGCCTGGGGCTCTACGCCAATGTGCGCCCCGCCAAGAGCATTCCGGGGGTGAAGACCCCCTTTCCTGGCATTGATATTGTCGTGATCCGGGAGAACAGCGAGGACCTCTACGCCGGAATCGAGCATGTCGTGGTTCCCGGCGTGGTCGAGAGCCTCAAGATCATCACCGAGCAGGCCAGCACGCGGATCGCCAAGTTCGCCTTTGAGTACGCCCGTAGCCATGGGCGTAAGAAAGTCAGTGCGGTGCACAAGGCCAATATCATGAAGCTCTCCGATGGCCTTTTTCTGGACTGCTGCCGCCGCGTGGCGAGAGACTACTCCGAGATCGAGTACCAGGAGGTGATTGTCGATAACTGCTGCATGCAGCTTGTCACGCGCCCCCAGCAGTTCGATGTGATGGTGATGGAGAACCTCTACGGCGATATCATCAGCGATCTGGTCAGCGGGCTAGTGGGCGGCCTCGGGGTCACCGGCTCGGCCAATATCGGAGTCGATGCGATTGTCTATGAGGCCGTCCACGGCACCGCCCCCGATATCGCTGGCAAGGGCCTCGCCAACCCAACCGCGGTCGTGATGTCGTCGGTGCTGATGCTCCGGCAGCTGGGGGAGCTTGAGGCGGCGGATCGGATTGAGAAGGCGCTCTTTACGGTCTTTGAGGAAGGCAAGCATGTCACCAAGGACCTGGGCGGGAGCGCGGGCACGGCGGAGTTTGTGAAGGCGGTGATCGGAGGGTTGTAA
- the gltB gene encoding glutamate synthase large subunit produces the protein MDKRVAAGLYDPAFEHDACGVGFVAHIKGKRSHELVQTGLTILDNLVHRGATGCDPETGDGAGILLQIPDRFLRESVSFALPVAGEYGVGVAFLPQERDARQQCERTLEALTRQEGQIFLGWRDVPVDSSKIGRQAAETEPVIRQFFIQRGLTTAPDAFDRKLYVIRKQVEREVAGATGIPDPSRFYIPSLSTKTLIYKGLLLPHQMRGYYLDLSDERMESAIALVHQRFSTNTFPSWPLAHPYRYIAHNGEINTIGGNRNWMKAREQGLTSSVLGDDLRKCYPLVSPTGSDSASLDNAVELMLMGGKTLAQTLMTLIPEAWDGNEIMAPERKAFYEYHACLMEPWDGPAAVAFTDGVQIGAVLDRNGLRPARYTVTTDDLVILASETGVVQVPAEKIVERGRLTPGKLFLVDTEQQRILSDDEVKSTVCGLHPYGEWLEKHKVDLASLPEPPEPEHPVHAELIQKQRAFGYTSEELRLLLTPLAQNGEEALGSMGTDTPLAVLSHRPQNLFSYFKQLFAQVTNPPIDPIRESIVMSLWDYIGTDGSLLDDAPENARQIKVATPILSNADLEKLRTLSDDGGSVRLWTARAVFRTDKPLGELERAVERLCRQASDALERGVGVIVLSDRDVSPEYAPIPSLLAISAVHHHLIREGTRNKVALIVETGEAREVHHFACLVGFGASAINPYLVFETLDDLVLNGVLTSVTFKDAVKNTIKGINKGLLKVMSKMGISTLQSYRGAQIFEAVGINTEVIRRYFTGTASRIEGVTLEDIEREVRSLHDGAFSPEQAAGAFDLEPGGQYQWRRYGEKHAISPEMVEKLQKSVREGRYDTFAEFSKAVNESAVEASTLRGLMTFRKVRPPVPLEEVEPAKELVKRFATGAMSLGSISRESHEGLAIAMNRMGAMSNTGEGGEDPARYTDERRSKIKQVASGRFGVTTHYLVNADELQIKMAQGAKPGEGGQLMGHKVDEYIGSIRRSTPGVTLISPPPHHDIYSIEDLAQLIFDLKNVNPAARISVKLVAEVGVGTVAAGVAKAHADHILISGYEGGTGASPLSSVKHAGIPWELGLAETQQVLVRNELRGRVRLQADGQLKTGRDVLVAALLGAEEFGFSTMPLVAQGCIMMRVCHLGTCPVGIATQDPALRAKFAGKPEHVINYFFFVAEEVRQLMAELGFRTMDELVGHTEYLDTSEAVRYWKARGVDLSTILVGTPFAGETIAIRKIEDQDHGLTGALDYKLIEQAKAALEDARPVKFTMPIFNHNRTCGTMLSGEVAKRYGAAGLPDGTIKIDFTGSAGQSFGAFLAPGMQLHLIGDANDYVGKGMSGGRIVVHPPAETTFDASENIIAGNTLLYGATGGEAYLTGAVGERFCVRNSGAVAVVEGVGDHCCEYMTGGITVVLGRTGRNFAAGMSGGIAFVYDLKGGFPKRINPDLAAGCGPVEGHDVALIRELFPNNLPPVLRDAKSEDDAGVLRELIEAHVQYTGSKRGKRFLDNWEAELPRFVKVISPEYQRLLANRKAEKDLKALGGKH, from the coding sequence GTGGACAAGCGAGTGGCTGCGGGGTTGTACGACCCAGCGTTTGAGCATGATGCGTGTGGCGTGGGTTTTGTAGCACACATCAAAGGCAAACGCTCGCATGAGCTTGTCCAGACAGGCCTGACCATCCTCGACAACCTGGTTCACCGCGGTGCAACCGGCTGCGACCCTGAGACCGGCGATGGCGCAGGCATTCTGCTCCAGATCCCGGATCGCTTTCTGCGGGAGAGTGTCAGCTTCGCGCTTCCTGTCGCAGGCGAGTACGGGGTCGGGGTGGCGTTTCTTCCCCAGGAGCGCGATGCCCGCCAGCAGTGCGAGCGCACCCTAGAAGCACTCACCCGCCAAGAGGGGCAGATCTTTTTGGGCTGGCGCGATGTGCCGGTCGACTCCAGCAAGATCGGACGCCAAGCCGCCGAGACCGAGCCGGTCATCCGCCAGTTCTTTATCCAGCGTGGCCTCACCACCGCTCCCGATGCCTTCGACCGCAAGCTCTATGTCATCCGCAAGCAGGTCGAGCGCGAGGTCGCCGGTGCCACGGGGATTCCCGATCCGTCGCGCTTCTACATCCCCAGCCTCTCCACCAAGACCCTGATCTACAAGGGCCTGCTCCTGCCCCACCAGATGCGCGGGTACTACTTGGACCTCAGCGACGAGCGCATGGAGAGCGCTATCGCCCTGGTCCACCAGCGCTTCTCGACCAACACCTTCCCGAGCTGGCCGCTGGCCCACCCGTATCGCTATATCGCCCACAACGGGGAGATCAACACGATCGGGGGCAACCGCAACTGGATGAAGGCGCGCGAGCAGGGCCTCACCAGCAGCGTCCTGGGCGACGACCTGCGCAAGTGCTACCCGCTGGTCAGCCCCACCGGCTCGGACTCGGCAAGCCTGGACAACGCCGTGGAGCTGATGCTCATGGGCGGCAAGACCCTGGCCCAGACCCTGATGACCCTGATCCCCGAGGCGTGGGATGGCAACGAGATCATGGCACCGGAGCGCAAGGCGTTCTACGAGTACCACGCTTGTCTGATGGAGCCCTGGGACGGCCCCGCGGCCGTGGCCTTCACCGATGGCGTGCAGATCGGGGCGGTGCTAGACCGCAACGGCCTGCGCCCCGCACGCTACACGGTCACCACCGACGATCTCGTGATCTTGGCCTCGGAGACGGGCGTCGTGCAGGTGCCGGCGGAGAAGATTGTCGAGCGCGGGCGCCTAACACCGGGCAAGCTCTTCTTGGTCGATACCGAGCAGCAGCGCATCCTCAGCGACGACGAGGTCAAGAGCACGGTGTGTGGCCTGCACCCCTACGGCGAGTGGCTGGAGAAGCATAAAGTCGATCTGGCAAGCCTCCCTGAGCCGCCCGAGCCCGAGCACCCGGTCCATGCCGAGCTGATCCAGAAGCAGCGCGCCTTTGGGTACACCTCGGAGGAGCTCCGCCTGCTCCTCACGCCCCTGGCACAGAACGGCGAGGAAGCGCTCGGCTCGATGGGCACCGACACGCCGCTGGCCGTGCTCTCCCACCGCCCCCAGAACCTCTTCTCCTACTTCAAGCAGCTCTTTGCGCAGGTCACCAACCCGCCGATCGACCCGATCCGTGAGAGCATTGTCATGAGCCTCTGGGACTATATCGGCACCGATGGCTCGCTGCTCGACGATGCCCCGGAGAACGCGCGCCAGATCAAGGTCGCCACCCCGATCCTCTCCAATGCGGACCTGGAGAAGCTCCGAACCCTCAGCGACGACGGCGGCTCGGTGCGGCTCTGGACGGCGCGTGCGGTCTTCCGCACCGACAAGCCCCTGGGTGAGCTGGAGCGCGCAGTCGAGCGCCTCTGCCGCCAGGCCAGCGATGCCCTAGAGCGCGGGGTCGGCGTGATCGTCCTCTCGGACCGCGATGTCTCCCCCGAGTACGCCCCGATTCCGTCGCTCCTGGCCATCTCCGCGGTCCACCACCACTTGATCCGTGAGGGCACCCGCAATAAAGTCGCGCTGATTGTCGAGACCGGCGAGGCGCGCGAGGTGCACCACTTCGCCTGTCTGGTCGGCTTTGGCGCGAGCGCGATCAACCCCTACCTGGTCTTCGAGACCCTCGATGATCTTGTGCTCAACGGCGTGCTGACCAGCGTGACGTTTAAGGATGCGGTCAAGAACACGATCAAGGGAATCAACAAGGGTCTGCTGAAAGTGATGTCCAAGATGGGCATCTCGACCCTGCAGAGCTACCGCGGTGCCCAGATATTCGAGGCAGTCGGGATCAACACAGAGGTGATCCGCCGCTACTTCACCGGCACCGCAAGCCGGATCGAGGGAGTCACGCTAGAGGACATCGAGCGCGAGGTGCGCAGCCTCCACGACGGCGCGTTCTCCCCCGAGCAGGCGGCGGGCGCGTTCGACCTTGAGCCGGGCGGCCAGTACCAGTGGCGGCGCTACGGCGAGAAGCACGCCATCAGCCCCGAGATGGTCGAGAAGCTCCAGAAATCCGTCCGCGAGGGCCGCTACGATACCTTCGCCGAGTTCTCCAAGGCAGTCAATGAGAGCGCGGTCGAGGCGTCCACCCTGCGTGGGCTCATGACCTTCCGCAAGGTGCGGCCACCCGTGCCGCTTGAGGAAGTGGAACCGGCCAAGGAGCTGGTCAAGCGCTTCGCCACGGGCGCGATGAGCCTGGGCTCCATCAGCCGTGAGTCCCACGAGGGTCTGGCGATCGCCATGAACCGGATGGGCGCGATGAGCAACACCGGCGAGGGCGGCGAGGACCCGGCACGCTACACCGACGAGCGCCGGAGCAAGATCAAGCAGGTAGCGAGCGGGCGCTTCGGGGTGACCACGCACTACCTAGTCAACGCCGATGAGCTCCAGATCAAGATGGCTCAGGGTGCCAAGCCCGGCGAGGGTGGCCAGCTCATGGGGCACAAAGTCGACGAGTACATCGGGAGCATCCGCCGCTCGACCCCCGGTGTGACCCTGATCTCCCCGCCCCCCCACCACGATATCTACTCTATCGAGGACCTGGCGCAGCTGATCTTCGACCTGAAGAATGTCAACCCCGCGGCCCGCATCTCCGTGAAGCTGGTCGCCGAGGTGGGGGTGGGGACGGTCGCGGCGGGTGTCGCCAAGGCCCACGCCGACCATATCCTGATCTCCGGCTACGAAGGCGGCACGGGCGCATCCCCGCTGAGCTCGGTCAAGCACGCCGGGATTCCCTGGGAGCTGGGCCTGGCCGAGACCCAGCAAGTGCTGGTGCGCAACGAGCTCCGAGGCCGTGTGCGCCTCCAGGCCGATGGCCAGCTCAAGACGGGCCGCGATGTGCTGGTCGCCGCGCTGCTGGGCGCGGAGGAGTTTGGCTTCTCCACCATGCCGCTCGTGGCGCAGGGCTGCATCATGATGCGTGTCTGCCACCTGGGCACCTGCCCAGTCGGGATCGCTACCCAGGACCCTGCGCTCCGCGCCAAGTTCGCCGGCAAGCCAGAGCATGTCATCAACTACTTCTTCTTTGTCGCCGAGGAAGTGCGCCAGCTGATGGCCGAGCTGGGCTTCCGCACGATGGACGAGCTGGTCGGGCACACCGAGTATCTGGACACCAGCGAGGCCGTGCGCTACTGGAAGGCCCGCGGGGTCGATCTCTCCACGATCCTGGTCGGGACCCCATTTGCCGGCGAGACGATCGCCATCCGCAAGATCGAGGACCAAGACCACGGGCTCACGGGCGCACTAGACTACAAGCTGATCGAGCAGGCAAAGGCCGCGCTGGAGGATGCGCGCCCTGTGAAGTTCACGATGCCGATCTTCAACCACAACCGTACCTGCGGAACCATGCTCTCGGGCGAGGTGGCCAAGCGCTACGGTGCCGCGGGGCTCCCCGATGGGACGATCAAGATCGACTTCACCGGCTCGGCAGGACAGAGCTTTGGGGCGTTTCTCGCGCCCGGCATGCAGCTCCACCTGATCGGCGATGCGAACGACTATGTCGGCAAGGGAATGTCCGGCGGCCGGATCGTTGTCCATCCGCCCGCAGAGACCACCTTCGACGCGTCGGAGAATATCATCGCGGGCAACACCCTGCTCTACGGAGCCACCGGCGGCGAGGCCTACCTCACGGGGGCCGTCGGCGAGCGCTTCTGCGTGCGTAACTCCGGTGCGGTCGCGGTTGTGGAGGGGGTCGGGGACCACTGCTGCGAGTACATGACCGGCGGGATCACCGTGGTTCTGGGCCGCACCGGGCGCAACTTCGCGGCGGGGATGTCCGGCGGGATCGCCTTTGTCTACGACCTCAAGGGGGGCTTCCCCAAGCGCATCAACCCCGACCTGGCGGCGGGCTGCGGCCCGGTCGAGGGCCACGATGTCGCGCTGATCCGCGAGCTCTTCCCCAACAACCTCCCGCCCGTCCTGCGCGATGCCAAGTCCGAAGACGATGCCGGCGTGCTCCGCGAGCTGATCGAGGCCCATGTCCAGTACACCGGTAGCAAGCGCGGCAAGCGCTTCCTGGACAACTGGGAGGCTGAGCTTCCGCGCTTTGTCAAGGTCATCTCCCCCGAGTACCAGCGCCTGCTGGCCAACCGCAAGGCGGAAAAAGACCTCAAGGCCCTCGGCGGGAAACACTAG
- a CDS encoding thioredoxin family protein produces MPKIAWMRSYEAAVKSARASKKLLLVDFYTDW; encoded by the coding sequence ATGCCAAAGATTGCCTGGATGAGATCCTACGAGGCCGCGGTCAAGAGTGCCCGTGCCAGCAAGAAGCTCTTGTTGGTGGACTTCTACACCGACTGGTGA
- a CDS encoding phosphoribosylanthranilate isomerase: MRTRLKVCCIASVDEARRAISYGADALGLVGPMPSGPGPIPLETIAQIAAATPPPIATFLLTSETQPEGIVAQWQQCHTTTIQLTDRVEQEHYAALRTALPGVKLVQVIHVTGPESLAEAQEFADVADALLLDSGNPALTVKVLGGTGRVHDWEVSAAICATVACPVFLAGGLRPDNIGEAVRTVQPFGVDLCSGVRTDGQLDSEKLAAFVQALVGGCEERARGELAVEVVVVEGDTAQAHGADVHELNEVKLGPEPDRRVAVGEGCKVLVATLTQTDKLSGLDMP, encoded by the coding sequence ATGCGTACTCGTTTAAAAGTCTGCTGCATTGCCAGCGTGGACGAAGCGCGGCGAGCGATTTCCTACGGTGCAGATGCGCTGGGGCTGGTGGGGCCGATGCCGTCGGGGCCGGGGCCGATTCCGCTGGAGACCATCGCCCAGATCGCAGCAGCGACTCCTCCGCCCATCGCGACTTTCTTGCTGACCTCCGAGACCCAGCCCGAGGGGATTGTGGCGCAGTGGCAACAGTGCCATACTACGACAATCCAGCTGACAGACCGGGTGGAGCAGGAGCACTACGCGGCGCTACGGACGGCGCTGCCAGGTGTCAAGCTGGTGCAGGTGATTCATGTGACGGGGCCGGAGTCTCTGGCGGAGGCCCAGGAGTTTGCCGATGTGGCCGATGCCCTCCTCCTCGACTCAGGGAACCCAGCGCTGACTGTGAAGGTGCTCGGGGGGACGGGGCGCGTCCACGACTGGGAGGTGAGCGCGGCGATCTGTGCCACTGTGGCGTGTCCAGTCTTCCTGGCGGGCGGCCTGCGCCCCGACAATATCGGCGAGGCCGTGCGGACTGTCCAACCGTTCGGGGTCGATCTATGCTCGGGTGTCCGTACCGACGGCCAGCTCGACTCTGAGAAACTGGCGGCGTTCGTACAGGCCCTAGTGGGAGGTTGCGAGGAGCGAGCGCGTGGTGAGCTCGCCGTCGAGGTAGTAGTGGTCGAAGGGGACACTGCCCAGGCGCATGGGGCTGATGTCCACGAACTCAATGAGGTGAAGCTCGGCCCGGAACCGGATCGCCGAGTCGCCGTCGGTGAAGGCTGCAAGGTACTCGTCGCCACTTTGACGCAGACAGACAAACTCTCCGGTCTCGATATGCCGTAG